In Anaerolineae bacterium, the following are encoded in one genomic region:
- a CDS encoding glycosyltransferase family 39 protein: MREGVYRPWDQEGTQPPLYHILAAVGVSWLDLSAFQEPPRNPHYVDERSFVWFEQGNNNLYLHNAGEAWSLSPIFVAARLARWLSLLAGLGTIGLTYFLARIIFENGANTLSPGQIGESENQQLTRRDWRPLLAAASIAFIPQFLHVSSAITNDSLSVTLAAAALTLMALILTNGGSTRYAGYLGLVLGLGAISKLSLLYLLPLAGLVLLGDLFRHRSWRRFWGQGLIIGGLVLLLAGWWYWRNWQLYEDVTALKPHLLYRGGALDPRPPLAQIWQTEMAGLEISFWAAFGAGQILLEPWLYRILGWIKYLVLGGVVIGFCLAVKGQMANVKYQMPGVSRLVGHAKPGPSGGGVSANRYGLVSGKQLMILALLMLWCLIIFLALLRWMQITPASWGRLLYPALPAVGVLAIWGLTQYGLLVLLWGTQNRSHWMAIGNTLFFLLPFGLIVGLFALSVVSPFRYIRATYAKTPLISEVEVPPEIDRLDLIYDNAIRLIGYNVEKTSVHPGEWLPVTLYWQAIHPLDKNYSVFVHVLGRDNKVVGQVNTYPDHGNWPTSLLIPNQVLRDTYYVPVSAEAEAPAVLRLALGIFEFEDSRRAAKLAVNSGGEVVEPIVGAIPLLPRQWPQLTPSRLKEVNFAGQIKLVGYDWSANAALKPDDVASLTLYWETLSWPGQNLNLFIHLVDAFGAQVAGFDGPPPFPTVFWQPGYTIIDSRPLALPADLPAGDYKLIIGWYNLDNFSRLPLENGGDAFTLLTVSVENGK; this comes from the coding sequence GTGAGAGAAGGTGTTTATCGGCCCTGGGACCAGGAAGGAACTCAGCCTCCCTTATACCACATTTTGGCCGCTGTTGGAGTTTCCTGGCTAGATTTGAGCGCTTTTCAGGAACCGCCCCGCAATCCTCATTATGTTGATGAGCGCTCTTTTGTTTGGTTTGAGCAAGGCAATAACAATCTTTATTTACACAACGCAGGCGAAGCATGGAGCCTGTCGCCTATTTTTGTGGCCGCCCGTCTGGCCCGTTGGCTATCGCTGCTGGCCGGACTGGGAACAATAGGCCTTACCTATTTTTTGGCCCGGATTATTTTTGAAAATGGCGCAAATACACTTTCTCCCGGGCAAATTGGTGAATCGGAAAATCAGCAATTAACCAGGCGGGATTGGCGACCTTTACTGGCTGCCGCTTCAATAGCCTTTATCCCTCAATTTCTGCACGTTAGTTCCGCCATTACTAACGACAGCTTGAGTGTCACCCTGGCTGCTGCTGCCTTGACGCTTATGGCCTTGATCTTGACCAACGGCGGTTCAACGCGGTATGCCGGCTATCTGGGGCTGGTGTTGGGCCTGGGGGCCATCAGCAAGTTAAGCTTGCTGTATCTGCTGCCCTTGGCCGGCTTGGTTTTGTTGGGCGACCTGTTCCGCCATCGTTCCTGGCGGCGATTTTGGGGGCAAGGTTTGATAATTGGCGGATTGGTATTGCTTTTAGCGGGTTGGTGGTACTGGCGCAACTGGCAGCTTTATGAAGACGTAACCGCCCTTAAGCCGCATTTGTTATATCGGGGTGGGGCGCTTGACCCTCGTCCTCCCCTGGCTCAAATCTGGCAAACCGAAATGGCCGGTTTAGAGATATCTTTTTGGGCTGCCTTTGGGGCGGGACAAATTTTGCTTGAGCCGTGGCTTTACCGGATTCTAGGATGGATCAAGTATCTTGTTTTGGGCGGGGTAGTGATTGGGTTTTGTCTGGCTGTTAAGGGCCAAATGGCAAATGTTAAGTATCAGATGCCAGGTGTCTCTCGGCTTGTGGGTCACGCCAAACCAGGCCCATCTGGAGGCGGCGTATCGGCCAACCGTTATGGTCTCGTTTCCGGTAAGCAATTAATGATTCTGGCTCTCCTAATGCTGTGGTGTTTAATTATTTTTCTGGCCCTGTTACGTTGGATGCAGATTACGCCGGCTTCGTGGGGACGTTTACTCTATCCGGCTTTGCCGGCGGTGGGAGTGTTGGCCATCTGGGGCTTAACCCAGTACGGCCTGCTGGTTTTGTTATGGGGTACGCAAAACCGTAGCCATTGGATGGCCATTGGAAATACTTTGTTTTTTCTTTTGCCGTTTGGCTTGATTGTGGGGTTGTTCGCTCTGTCCGTTGTTAGTCCTTTCCGTTACATCCGGGCGACTTACGCTAAAACGCCATTGATTTCCGAAGTTGAAGTACCTCCAGAGATAGATCGTCTTGACTTGATTTACGACAATGCGATCCGTTTGATCGGCTACAATGTCGAAAAAACATCAGTTCATCCCGGCGAGTGGCTGCCGGTCACGCTTTATTGGCAGGCCATTCATCCCCTCGACAAAAACTACAGCGTTTTTGTGCATGTGTTGGGGCGCGATAACAAGGTTGTCGGTCAGGTCAATACCTATCCTGACCACGGCAACTGGCCGACCTCGCTTTTGATCCCAAACCAGGTTCTTAGAGATACGTACTATGTGCCAGTATCGGCAGAAGCCGAAGCCCCGGCGGTTCTTCGATTGGCGTTGGGTATTTTTGAGTTTGAAGATTCCCGGCGAGCCGCTAAGTTGGCCGTTAATTCCGGCGGGGAAGTGGTTGAACCCATTGTGGGGGCCATTCCCTTGCTGCCTCGTCAATGGCCTCAACTTACGCCGTCTCGACTAAAGGAAGTCAATTTTGCCGGACAAATCAAGTTAGTGGGCTATGATTGGTCTGCCAACGCAGCGCTCAAACCGGACGATGTCGCATCGCTTACGCTTTATTGGGAAACCTTGAGCTGGCCCGGCCAAAACTTGAATCTTTTCATTCACTTGGTTGACGCCTTCGGTGCGCAAGTGGCCGGATTCGATGGCCCTCCCCCTTTCCCCACGGTGTTTTGGCAGCCCGGCTATACCATTATCGACTCTCGCCCGTTAGCCTTGCCCGCTGATTTGCCTGCCGGTGATTATAAATTGATCATCGGTTGGTATAACCTGGACAATTTTTCTCGCCTACCTCTTGAAAACGGAGGGGATGCGTTTACCTTGTTAACAGTTTCCGTGGAAAACGGGAAATGA
- a CDS encoding BatD family protein, which produces MHHPLSNAQSILRSITPATANFFFMRLMLGLVVTSIFLLLPPQNAHGQESPITAGVNKTNLLTDELVILTVVVVDDSAQQPRPLLPRLEGLTVIDLDISTEVSIVNNQIHTEVTYVYRLQPRRTGLLTIPPVAVKIDEQVFKTPPISINVTQGAAPAPSLGNEAQPDNIIPPQNLEGQDFFVESLVDLPRPYVSQQIIHTFRFYQAIQLYQEPQYEGPRFTGFETMGLPVRQYNFNIAGRTYLVTEIRTALFPKNSGKTIIRPARLVLLGNFHEAPVEFYTDPIAVEVKSLPDDAPLGFNGAVGQFEIQAWFNSPTIPIHQPASLYVSVSGAGNIHSLPEPTWPELNNWRVYDTFSSLTADTQGEGLIRGTHVFERLVVPDEIGDTLIPSITLVYFDPIAADYRTIVTEPLPVKVTAEPTPTPVTPTTIAALPTATPVGMTVNPDQSLAIVDDQVNPISLGLLDIRRSLILPAIFVLLVGVCSMIPIAAVAGAGGLWLWQQRRWTSMDRTEVDPPLQQPSQTIHPLLAAAMKKDDDNYKAVNQALNTYLETALKTPVIGLTRTKLARYLREGGLDERLVERIQHCLAESEVGRYGPITEDAGWSLMAETDELLFSLDEVFGKTSSKG; this is translated from the coding sequence TTGCACCATCCCCTCTCAAATGCTCAATCCATATTGCGTTCTATCACCCCTGCTACAGCCAATTTTTTCTTTATGCGCCTCATGCTTGGGCTGGTTGTTACTTCAATTTTTCTACTCCTGCCGCCGCAAAACGCCCACGGCCAGGAGTCACCCATCACTGCCGGCGTCAATAAAACCAATCTGCTAACAGATGAACTGGTTATTTTGACAGTAGTGGTGGTTGACGACTCGGCCCAGCAGCCACGCCCCCTTTTGCCGCGCTTGGAGGGGTTGACCGTGATAGACCTGGATATTTCTACCGAGGTGAGCATCGTCAATAACCAAATCCATACGGAAGTCACCTATGTTTATCGGCTGCAACCCCGTCGCACCGGCCTGCTGACTATTCCTCCGGTGGCGGTCAAAATTGATGAGCAGGTGTTCAAAACGCCGCCCATTTCAATCAATGTCACTCAGGGCGCCGCACCGGCCCCGTCCCTCGGTAACGAAGCCCAGCCGGATAACATCATCCCTCCGCAGAATCTGGAAGGGCAGGATTTTTTTGTGGAATCGCTGGTAGATCTGCCAAGGCCTTATGTTAGTCAACAAATTATCCATACCTTTCGATTTTACCAGGCGATTCAGCTTTATCAGGAGCCGCAATATGAAGGGCCGCGTTTCACCGGCTTTGAAACAATGGGCCTGCCCGTGCGCCAGTACAATTTCAATATTGCCGGGCGAACCTATTTGGTCACCGAAATTCGGACGGCGCTCTTTCCGAAAAATTCGGGCAAAACCATCATTCGGCCTGCACGATTGGTGCTGCTGGGTAATTTCCACGAAGCGCCGGTTGAATTTTATACTGATCCCATCGCAGTGGAAGTCAAATCTCTGCCAGATGATGCCCCACTTGGCTTTAACGGGGCGGTTGGCCAATTTGAAATTCAAGCCTGGTTCAATTCGCCAACCATCCCTATTCATCAACCGGCCTCGCTTTACGTGTCGGTTAGTGGCGCGGGAAACATTCATTCTCTGCCCGAACCCACCTGGCCGGAGCTAAACAACTGGCGAGTTTACGACACGTTCTCCAGCCTGACAGCCGATACCCAGGGAGAAGGTTTGATAAGAGGCACTCATGTTTTTGAACGGTTGGTTGTACCTGATGAAATAGGCGATACTTTGATACCGTCAATCACTCTGGTTTATTTTGACCCTATTGCCGCCGACTATCGTACCATTGTCACCGAACCTCTTCCGGTTAAGGTTACTGCTGAACCCACGCCCACGCCGGTTACGCCAACGACCATTGCCGCTTTGCCTACAGCTACTCCAGTGGGAATGACGGTTAACCCTGATCAATCCCTGGCGATCGTTGACGATCAGGTAAATCCAATTTCTTTGGGTTTACTGGATATCAGACGAAGCTTAATATTGCCCGCTATTTTTGTTCTATTGGTAGGGGTTTGCAGCATGATCCCTATCGCGGCGGTGGCCGGAGCCGGCGGCCTGTGGTTGTGGCAACAACGGCGGTGGACGTCTATGGACAGAACGGAGGTTGACCCGCCCCTGCAACAACCGAGCCAAACAATACATCCCCTGCTGGCCGCAGCCATGAAAAAAGATGACGACAATTATAAGGCTGTTAACCAGGCTCTCAATACGTATCTGGAAACGGCGCTAAAAACTCCGGTGATCGGACTGACCCGGACCAAATTGGCGCGTTACCTGCGGGAAGGCGGCCTTGACGAAAGGCTCGTTGAACGAATCCAACATTGTCTTGCGGAGAGCGAAGTGGGGCGTTACGGCCCAATCACCGAGGACGCCGGGTGGTCGTTGATGGCCGAAACGGATGAATTGTTGTTTAGTTTAGATGAAGTTTTTGGAAAGACTTCATCAAAGGGTTAA
- a CDS encoding nucleotidyl transferase AbiEii/AbiGii toxin family protein yields MKDYLIDRLRALPSPVHGRNVTREYLQARILGCLQRIGAMVPLAFHGGTALRFLYATPRYSEDLDFTLEHAGASYNFRAYLQAIRAELSAESYPVDLKVNDQKVVHSAFVRFKGLLYELGLSPHRDEVLSIKLEVDTNPPAGAILATSVIRRHVTLQLQHHDPASLLAGKLHAVLQRSYTKGRDIYDLLWYLSDPTWPDPNLILLNHALQQTGWTGNKLTPKNWRQVVRQQVQTLPWDYIVADVRSFLEAESDIRLLTRENVLRLLE; encoded by the coding sequence ATGAAAGATTACCTGATTGACCGTTTGCGCGCTCTCCCCAGCCCCGTTCACGGGCGTAACGTGACCCGCGAATATTTGCAGGCCCGTATTCTTGGCTGCCTCCAGAGAATCGGGGCGATGGTTCCCCTGGCCTTTCACGGAGGTACTGCCTTACGTTTTCTGTATGCTACCCCGCGTTATTCGGAAGATCTCGATTTTACGCTTGAACACGCTGGAGCGTCATATAACTTTCGGGCTTACTTGCAAGCTATTCGAGCCGAACTGTCGGCAGAAAGTTATCCGGTGGATCTAAAAGTTAACGATCAGAAGGTTGTGCATAGCGCCTTTGTTCGCTTTAAGGGGTTGTTGTACGAGTTGGGCCTTTCGCCTCACCGGGATGAAGTGCTTTCTATCAAACTTGAGGTGGACACCAATCCCCCGGCCGGGGCTATTTTAGCCACCAGCGTCATTCGTCGCCATGTTACCCTGCAATTGCAGCATCACGATCCGGCTTCGTTGCTGGCCGGTAAATTGCACGCTGTCCTCCAGCGCTCTTACACCAAAGGGCGCGATATTTACGATCTGTTGTGGTACCTCAGCGATCCCACCTGGCCTGACCCTAACCTGATTTTGCTCAACCACGCTTTGCAACAGACAGGCTGGACCGGGAACAAACTTACCCCCAAAAACTGGCGACAGGTAGTACGGCAGCAAGTGCAAACTCTGCCCTGGGACTATATTGTCGCCGATGTCCGCTCCTTTTTAGAAGCCGAAAGCGATATTCGTCTATTAACGCGAGAAAATGTGCTCCGGTTGCTTGAATAA
- a CDS encoding glycosyltransferase family 2 protein, translated as MDLSIIILNWRAATDTICCIQRLISWKHLQPTIWVVDNASNDGSAETIARACPQIRLIRNPTNLGYAGGNNRGLTKALANSQAPVLLLNNDASVAEKDVIQLLKTLQDNPQIGFIGPLLFDAEQRDRLLTAGGQNMVRHLKSHIPKVTGDKPVQIVDYVPGTVLLGRSEAFHTVGLLDEAYFFNGEMPDLCYRARQYGYLSAVDTHARAFHAIGQSPLRDTLYVYYIIRNRFLFIRKFYHYSKILFYGFWTFYSLILALKLRLRGQTASARAVRLGLEDGLQGQFGGRNEYVLSACGVNPDKVGNLGSQA; from the coding sequence ATGGACTTATCTATCATTATCCTGAATTGGCGCGCGGCCACTGATACCATTTGTTGTATCCAGCGCCTGATTTCTTGGAAGCATCTACAACCAACCATTTGGGTAGTGGACAATGCCTCTAACGACGGCAGCGCCGAGACCATTGCTCGCGCGTGTCCTCAAATTCGTCTTATTCGCAATCCCACCAATTTGGGCTATGCCGGGGGCAACAACCGGGGACTGACCAAAGCCCTGGCCAACAGCCAGGCTCCTGTTTTATTGCTGAACAATGATGCCTCTGTGGCAGAGAAAGATGTAATTCAATTACTTAAAACCTTACAAGACAACCCTCAAATTGGATTTATTGGCCCCTTACTCTTTGACGCTGAACAGCGGGATAGGCTGTTAACGGCAGGCGGGCAAAACATGGTGCGTCATCTTAAGTCTCACATTCCTAAAGTAACCGGGGATAAGCCGGTTCAAATTGTAGACTACGTTCCGGGCACAGTTTTGCTGGGTCGGAGTGAGGCTTTCCATACAGTTGGTCTTTTAGACGAAGCTTATTTTTTTAACGGCGAAATGCCGGATCTATGTTACCGCGCCAGGCAATACGGCTATTTGAGTGCAGTGGATACCCACGCCCGAGCCTTTCATGCAATAGGCCAGTCACCCTTGCGGGATACCCTCTACGTTTACTATATCATCCGCAATCGTTTTCTTTTTATCCGAAAGTTTTATCACTACTCCAAAATTCTGTTCTATGGATTCTGGACATTTTACAGCCTCATTTTAGCTTTGAAGTTACGGCTGAGGGGCCAAACCGCTAGTGCCCGCGCGGTTCGGCTGGGGCTAGAGGATGGTTTGCAGGGACAATTTGGCGGGCGTAATGAATATGTGTTGTCTGCCTGCGGCGTTAACCCGGATAAAGTTGGGAACTTGGGTTCCCAGGCTTAG
- a CDS encoding SH3 domain-containing protein: MALSQKLILFGLIILNLTACDAETSAGVSLSPTTETATAAPTQRPSPEPATPTPGPTFTPTPSPEPTATNTRVPTITATPSVTSTPLPVVTVNESLKTAVNVRSGPGTDYPVVGQCEPGQSVAVTGRNDDTSWWQIGLETGTDTAGWIYGELVAFAGNREAIPLVEAPLPPVPTPNSNTEAQNEGGDENDESLTAEELAEQLRCGKDFCVTYQAMVPIWENGGCVGNHSIYITVLEGLPPGKPMDGVVVGDTYNNVEVGSGSHGPGQTEITLWMNSMTLIVKRNMDGTPYTSEESFNFTAHDELIPAEVLAANGYCGGNVEQCRLDQQHNGICRGHYSWRVTFHKFD, translated from the coding sequence ATGGCCCTATCTCAAAAGTTAATTCTCTTTGGCTTAATCATACTAAATCTGACAGCCTGCGACGCGGAAACATCGGCAGGAGTCTCGCTGTCACCAACAACGGAAACGGCCACCGCTGCCCCTACGCAACGGCCAAGCCCGGAACCGGCTACCCCAACGCCGGGGCCAACTTTTACGCCTACGCCGTCGCCGGAACCAACCGCAACCAACACCCGTGTGCCAACCATCACCGCCACACCTAGCGTTACTTCAACTCCCCTCCCGGTAGTGACGGTAAACGAATCCTTAAAAACAGCCGTCAATGTGCGCAGCGGGCCTGGCACCGACTACCCGGTGGTTGGCCAGTGCGAGCCAGGCCAAAGTGTTGCGGTGACGGGACGCAATGACGATACCAGTTGGTGGCAGATCGGTCTGGAGACGGGAACAGATACAGCAGGTTGGATATACGGTGAGCTGGTGGCATTTGCCGGGAACAGGGAAGCCATTCCCCTAGTGGAAGCACCTCTCCCGCCGGTTCCAACCCCCAACTCAAATACCGAGGCCCAAAACGAAGGCGGCGATGAAAATGACGAATCTTTGACCGCTGAAGAACTGGCGGAGCAATTGCGCTGCGGCAAAGATTTTTGCGTCACCTATCAGGCGATGGTGCCTATTTGGGAGAATGGCGGCTGCGTGGGCAATCATAGCATTTATATTACCGTGCTGGAAGGGCTGCCCCCGGGCAAACCGATGGATGGAGTAGTGGTTGGGGACACTTATAACAATGTTGAGGTTGGTTCCGGTAGCCATGGTCCGGGCCAAACGGAGATTACGCTGTGGATGAACAGCATGACTCTCATTGTCAAACGCAATATGGACGGCACGCCCTACACCAGCGAAGAGAGTTTTAATTTTACGGCCCACGACGAATTAATTCCCGCCGAAGTGCTGGCCGCCAACGGCTATTGCGGCGGTAATGTGGAGCAGTGTAGATTGGACCAACAACATAACGGCATTTGTCGGGGCCACTACTCCTGGCGAGTGACGTTTCATAAGTTTGACTAA
- a CDS encoding discoidin domain-containing protein — protein MLVGINGRNDFWNGQFTENDYQVIREAKIEMVKLMEYTKLNVLHRLRSERPSIQFIIRLYEQGQKPGLPDEFVKKHANSIESFRLYTNIFEVLNEPNHPQEGWGPTPDHAKEFNNWFLETLSLLKARHPWAKFGFPALSPTMLPDDPYLDFDWLEACRPAIEAADWLGVHCYWFDEHGVIHPGFGLRFTQYHQRFPDKTIHITEFNGGPQIHPWHRAENYVKYYQEVAKYDYVASASSFIISSPDAQFHAIQWWDPNTGQPYPVSWQVGQIPRPLRPAPDDRPLYAVDYVSHNTPDKMTVGSQVAVQMAVRNTSRKIWPEAGTNMVRLSYHWYTTTGNQLPVSLWTQNRARLPFDVEPEHSAIINIILESPQVPGDYLLKWDMVEEFITWFAWQGVPTLDIPVAVLPKPVEPPPPIGPVKAAASHNNVQQGYENLNQALDNNPYTRWSTVHPQQPGMWFQLDLGQPQTIAQIQLDNANSPMDYPRGYIVKISPNGQNWETIAENPNNDKPVNVVFTPRTTRFIRIEQTGSSDRWWWSIHQIKISKEIRVTGRASHNNVASGVDNVLQALDGNAQTRWSTRTPQRPGQWFEIDFNTKRTLTHLVVDSSNSPQDYPRGYVVSVSEDQRNWVELARNAHNTGSLNLSFPARSARFIRIEQTGSDDYWWWSIHRIGVE, from the coding sequence ATGCTGGTTGGCATCAATGGACGCAACGATTTTTGGAATGGTCAATTTACCGAAAATGATTACCAGGTAATCCGGGAAGCAAAAATAGAAATGGTGAAATTGATGGAGTATACCAAGTTGAACGTGCTCCATCGTCTCCGCTCTGAACGGCCTTCCATCCAATTCATCATAAGGCTTTACGAGCAGGGACAAAAACCCGGCCTACCGGACGAGTTTGTCAAAAAGCATGCTAATTCCATCGAGTCGTTCCGTCTCTACACAAACATTTTTGAAGTGCTCAACGAACCCAACCATCCCCAAGAAGGGTGGGGACCGACGCCAGATCATGCCAAAGAATTCAATAACTGGTTTCTGGAAACTCTCTCTCTGCTTAAAGCCCGACATCCCTGGGCCAAGTTTGGGTTTCCGGCCCTCTCGCCAACTATGCTCCCCGACGATCCTTACCTTGATTTTGACTGGCTGGAAGCCTGCCGCCCGGCCATTGAGGCAGCCGATTGGTTGGGAGTTCATTGTTATTGGTTCGATGAGCATGGCGTGATCCACCCCGGTTTTGGCCTGCGCTTCACGCAATACCACCAACGTTTTCCCGACAAAACTATCCACATCACCGAATTTAACGGCGGCCCCCAAATCCACCCGTGGCACCGCGCCGAAAATTATGTTAAATATTATCAAGAAGTGGCTAAATATGATTATGTTGCTTCGGCCTCTTCCTTTATTATCTCCTCGCCAGATGCCCAGTTTCATGCTATTCAATGGTGGGACCCTAATACGGGCCAGCCTTACCCCGTTTCCTGGCAGGTTGGTCAGATACCCCGCCCCCTCAGGCCCGCGCCAGATGATCGTCCCCTCTACGCCGTTGATTACGTTAGCCATAATACGCCGGACAAGATGACCGTGGGAAGCCAGGTGGCGGTACAGATGGCTGTTCGCAATACCAGCCGGAAAATATGGCCTGAAGCAGGGACCAATATGGTGCGGTTGAGTTACCATTGGTACACCACAACGGGCAATCAACTGCCGGTGAGCCTCTGGACCCAAAATCGCGCCCGGCTTCCTTTTGACGTGGAACCGGAACACAGTGCCATAATCAACATTATCCTTGAATCTCCGCAAGTGCCCGGCGATTACTTACTTAAGTGGGACATGGTTGAGGAATTTATTACCTGGTTTGCCTGGCAAGGGGTGCCCACTCTGGATATACCGGTTGCGGTTTTGCCGAAACCTGTTGAGCCGCCGCCGCCTATCGGTCCGGTAAAGGCTGCGGCCAGCCATAACAATGTGCAGCAGGGCTACGAAAATCTTAACCAGGCGCTTGATAATAACCCTTACACTCGCTGGAGTACGGTTCATCCACAGCAGCCGGGAATGTGGTTTCAACTGGACCTGGGACAACCCCAAACGATTGCCCAAATCCAACTCGACAATGCCAATTCACCTATGGATTATCCCCGTGGTTATATTGTAAAAATATCACCCAATGGACAAAATTGGGAAACGATTGCCGAGAATCCAAATAATGATAAACCGGTAAATGTTGTGTTTACGCCACGCACAACTCGCTTCATCCGCATCGAGCAGACCGGTAGTTCTGATCGCTGGTGGTGGTCTATCCATCAAATCAAAATTTCAAAAGAAATCCGGGTGACCGGCCGGGCCAGTCATAACAATGTTGCGAGTGGGGTAGATAATGTTTTACAAGCCCTGGACGGCAACGCCCAAACGCGTTGGAGTACCCGCACGCCCCAACGGCCGGGCCAGTGGTTTGAGATAGATTTTAATACAAAACGCACCTTGACCCATTTAGTAGTGGACAGCAGCAATTCTCCCCAAGACTATCCCCGCGGTTATGTTGTTTCCGTATCCGAAGACCAGCGCAATTGGGTTGAACTTGCCCGCAACGCCCACAACACCGGCTCCCTGAATCTATCCTTCCCGGCCCGGTCGGCCCGCTTCATCCGTATTGAACAAACCGGCAGCGATGATTACTGGTGGTGGTCCATTCATCGAATTGGCGTAGAATAG
- a CDS encoding transglycosylase SLT domain-containing protein, whose product MADDQPQDAVGNLALCDSCNRALVKPGQKYRWRRKLSAQNKWMLTVACLLALSVLVIVSGVDSFTPTRIAGQKSVVADLAPEITVDVEITYEKMFQEIAPQYGLDWKLLARQAHRESRFDPLAVGKANEAGLMQIIPSTWNEWAPKLGVADPYDPYSNVLVAAAYLAYLREYFAKMGYPEERWMLVAYNWGPHNLGQLLESGGEWEQIPEKQRRYVLDILNSASDTPPGWEKIRDRPVARITP is encoded by the coding sequence ATGGCGGATGATCAACCTCAAGATGCGGTCGGCAACCTAGCGCTCTGTGATTCCTGTAACCGGGCTTTGGTCAAGCCCGGGCAAAAATATCGGTGGCGGCGGAAACTATCGGCGCAAAACAAATGGATGTTGACGGTTGCCTGTCTGCTTGCTTTAAGTGTTTTGGTTATCGTGTCTGGAGTTGATTCTTTTACCCCAACCAGAATTGCCGGGCAAAAAAGTGTGGTTGCCGATCTGGCGCCAGAAATAACAGTAGACGTTGAAATAACTTACGAGAAAATGTTCCAGGAGATTGCGCCCCAATATGGCTTGGATTGGAAGTTGTTGGCCCGCCAGGCCCATCGAGAAAGTCGCTTCGACCCTTTGGCCGTGGGCAAGGCTAATGAAGCAGGTTTGATGCAAATTATCCCTTCTACCTGGAACGAGTGGGCCCCAAAGCTAGGCGTGGCCGACCCTTACGACCCTTATAGCAACGTGTTGGTGGCCGCCGCTTACCTGGCTTATTTGAGAGAATATTTTGCCAAAATGGGGTATCCCGAAGAACGTTGGATGCTGGTGGCTTATAATTGGGGGCCGCACAATCTAGGCCAATTGCTTGAAAGTGGAGGAGAGTGGGAGCAAATACCGGAGAAGCAACGCCGATACGTTCTGGATATTTTAAATTCGGCGTCAGATACACCGCCCGGTTGGGAAAAAATCCGGGATAGGCCGGTTGCCAGAATCACTCCTTGA
- a CDS encoding glycosyltransferase family 2 protein: MQPEIPASESTEKNPIYQVALVITNWNGRHYLEACLGSIFTQEIRDFVVFVVDNASTDDSVEWVQTHYPQVRLIQNEANLGLCVSNNRGILATKAEFVAILNNDTEFEPDWLARLVQAIRADPQIGMCACKMLLTDRRDMIESAGIVVDKAGIAWGLESGRPDRLAEPITPVFGACGGAALYRRSMLLEIGLFDEDFFVYLEDADVAWRGQWAGWKCVYVPQAIAYHAHSATIKEGSPFKTRLLGRNKIWLICKNYPLPHLIWYSPLILLYELMSIGYNVASGRGFYALKGRLEAMRQLPRMLIKRRRIVRRISAREMMSKLHPLGNPFALLRSHLDMFRAAKSGQYNVEAGSQEK, from the coding sequence ATGCAACCAGAAATACCGGCCAGCGAGTCAACCGAAAAAAATCCAATTTACCAGGTGGCCCTGGTTATTACCAATTGGAATGGACGGCATTACCTGGAAGCCTGTCTGGGTTCGATTTTTACTCAGGAAATCCGGGATTTTGTGGTGTTTGTGGTAGACAATGCTTCAACCGATGATTCGGTTGAGTGGGTCCAAACTCACTATCCCCAGGTCCGGCTCATTCAAAACGAGGCGAACCTGGGACTTTGTGTTTCTAACAACCGGGGGATTCTGGCAACCAAAGCCGAATTTGTGGCAATTTTGAATAATGATACGGAATTCGAGCCGGACTGGTTAGCCCGGTTAGTGCAAGCGATCCGGGCTGATCCGCAGATTGGCATGTGCGCCTGCAAGATGTTGCTCACCGACCGGCGGGATATGATCGAGTCCGCCGGCATTGTGGTTGACAAGGCCGGCATTGCCTGGGGCCTGGAAAGCGGCCGGCCCGACCGGCTGGCGGAACCGATTACGCCTGTTTTTGGCGCCTGTGGCGGGGCAGCCCTATACCGGCGTTCAATGCTCCTTGAAATTGGCCTTTTTGATGAGGATTTTTTTGTGTATTTAGAAGATGCTGACGTGGCCTGGCGGGGTCAATGGGCGGGCTGGAAATGTGTCTATGTGCCCCAGGCCATTGCCTATCACGCCCATTCGGCCACCATAAAAGAAGGCTCTCCTTTTAAAACTCGTTTGTTGGGCCGGAACAAAATTTGGCTGATTTGCAAAAATTATCCTCTTCCGCACCTTATTTGGTACAGCCCTTTAATTTTGCTCTATGAGTTGATGTCCATTGGTTATAATGTGGCAAGCGGACGGGGTTTTTATGCGCTCAAAGGGCGGCTGGAAGCCATGCGCCAATTGCCCCGCATGCTCATCAAACGACGCCGGATTGTGCGAAGAATATCGGCCCGGGAGATGATGTCAAAGTTGCATCCTCTGGGCAATCCTTTTGCTCTTTTACGCAGTCATCTGGATATGTTTCGGGCCGCTAAAAGTGGTCAATACAATGTTGAGGCCGGTTCCCAAGAAAAGTAA